In Haematobia irritans isolate KBUSLIRL chromosome 1, ASM5000362v1, whole genome shotgun sequence, a genomic segment contains:
- the LOC142232915 gene encoding uncharacterized protein LOC142232915 has product MNPTNNPSDPSSGHSGSSGSSNIKAAGTASPAYDRFLFDCEYLILFCTQFEQCDIGDQTDSVLEVKLEDLEKRWQQLQTSYQTIMLSPSSTDPKDIKANAKINFNASSEAYYTARSQILDILRISGGHTRQQARHSLIPEYVPQNRIPVPISSHDSNDSYIKVPPCDTEVFKGGYEEWPSFRDMFTAVYVNHPKLTPAQKLYHLRNKTRGPAGAIVKRYTLCNENFSLAWDALKSRYENKRVLVDNQLKILFNIPVASVENSESIQRIQSTVNDCLCTLRTLDVDVSGWDPILIYLISTKLPDETLSLWEQSLRSHRELPTWNQLDEFLINRFEVVERISSIRYTKQQHTNSSQISNKTDHTIKGSSQGSGKIQTYHSQEKLASTCILCETNHTLRVCPKFRQLTAQQRVDVVYKNKICSNCLSSSHLKTNCKSINTCIICHKSHHSLLHLRNNYNENKNRGPVNNESINESQNHQKPTKNVTNQLPLDEGPSSSRQINSSHIQANFASNNDMILLRTALVQIEHMGEFFTVRALIDPGSQRTFISQRIQNLLKLPTIKANFEISGIGGQIQKSDKLCQMVIVSKNRDIRFSVSAIVLPNVTKKLPTVSFEIPNPSELNDLELADPHFNKSSHIDLVLGNDSERFINIDGIKKNICGETSAYNTIFGWVLSGPMRTETILSFSVNVLESEGTALSDLLRKFWEQEEVPTSHLVSAADAFCEEFYKKTTTRISNGRYMVRLPFREEFSQSMYLGSSRFIAMAQYNHMEHNLSKNSELRTQYNEVLNEYIELDHAEETSSREICSDGKFNSFYLPHHAVIRPEHKSTKVRIVFNASRKTKSGFSLNDVLHTGPTLQSDLTSIILNWRKYQYVFCGDIQKMYRQILLHPHDRPYQRILFRGSTDGPIKDYQLKTVTFGINCAPFLAIRTLLQLASDYEGKYPRVAEILRRETYVDDILSGGFSMEEALKAQAELIEVLTQAGFPLKKIIANDPELLSHIPSQDLYDSDFLRFHESSSTKTLEVKWNALSDSFTYSLKPFECNQLMTKRMVLSAIAQLFDPAGWIAPVIIRSKILMQQLWLEGIGWDDNLSPESQSTWERLVSDLSHVNSITIPRWLQYCPSDKLEIHGFSDASQAAYCACVYIRCQTQKFVVFSNLLVAKSKVAPLKPVCLPRLELNGAYLLAKLVKYVVSTLNFKFSAITLWTDSSIVLGWLSKPPWSWETYVANRTAQIHDLVPEGIWRHVPTHDNPADLGTRGCRPQDLVDNSLWFNGPNWLTRPHTAWPEDNPLVAPEIGKRTTVHTYHDAIEEPDILLRFSSYTRALRVISYMFRFYNNCLSRIKSGSRLSQPFLTQHEVKLVKFRLITLSQSKFYPVEYNNLLQSKLIENKSTLKCLNPFLDQENIMRVNGRLADSSLSYNERYPIILPGNSRLCLLYLSHLHQVLAHADCTLMCRMVQTEFYISRLKPRVKSIIHKCKTCIIFKQKSCSQIMAPLPPLRCTLSPPFHITGIDFAGPFELKSSTLRRSPIIKGYVSISVCFATKAIHLEPCSELSSLAFEAAFTRFVGRRGLPQRVVSDNGRNFIGASRKMLKEFASFVKTTAHDISQKYSAHGFEWQFIPPHAPHMGGLWESAVKSFKHHFKRIAGAHRFTFEQFATILARIEGILNSRPISAISEDPSDLLALTPGHFLKGSPIMSFPETPAQNISLVNRWTKLKALHHQFAIRWKEDYLKTLHKRYKWKNSSPNLKIGDLVAVMDDMLPPNDWRLGRIVDTHRGSDDNIRVADVRIASGIITRPIVKLCYLPLLDQTPSDSST; this is encoded by the coding sequence ATGAATCCTACAAATAATCCTAGTGACCCTTCATCTGGACATTCTGGATCCAGCGGTTCTTCAAATATCAAAGCGGCAGGAACTGCATCTCCTGCTTACGACAGATTTCTCTTCGATTGTGAATATTTGATACTTTTCTGTACACAATTCGAACAGTGTGATATCGGAGACCAAACGGACTCTGTATTGGAAGTCAAATTGGAAGACTTGGAAAAAAGATGGCAACAACTTCAAACTTCGTACCAAACTATAATGCTATCTCCAAGCTCTACTGATCCAAAGGACATTAAGGCTAATGCTAAGATAAATTTCAATGCCAGTTCAGAGGCATATTATACCGCAAGGTCTCAAATTTTAGATATTCTAAGAATATCTGGAGGCCATACACGACAACAAGCCAGACATAGTCTAATTCCCGAATATGTTCCGCAGAATCGAATTCCTGTTCCAATCTCCTCTCATGACTCGAACGACAGCTATATTAAAGTCCCTCCTTGTGATACCGAGGTGTTTAAAGGTGGTTACGAGGAGTGGCCCTCGTTCCGTGACATGTTCACGGCAGTTTATGTCAATCATCCGAAATTAACCCCCGCTCAAAAACTTTACCATTTACGCAATAAGACCAGAGGCCCAGCTGGAGCAATTGTCAAGCGTTATACTTTATGCAATGAGAATTTCTCTTTAGCGTGGGACGCGCTCAAGTCTCGCTATGAGAATAAGCGAGTTTTGGTcgacaatcaattaaaaattctctttaATATACCCGTTGCATCTGTAGAGAACAGTGAATCAATTCAAAGGATTCAATCTACAGTTAATGATTGTTTATGTACACTTCGAACGCTCGATGTCGACGTAAGTGGTTGGGATCCAATtctcatttatttaatttctactAAATTACCCGATGAGACTCTTTCTCTATGGGAACAATCCCTTAGATCTCATCGAGAATTGCCAACATGGAACCAACTTgatgaatttttgataaatagaTTCGAAGTAGTTGAACGCATATCAAGTATTCGATACACCAAGCAGCAACATACCAACTCATCTCAAATCTCCAATAAAACTGATCATACCATTAAAGGCTCATCTCAGGGCTCTGGCAAGATTCAAACGTATCATTCTCAGGAAAAACTTGCATCTACATGCATTCTTTGTGAAACAAATCATACTTTGCGAGTTTGTCCGAAGTTCCGACAACTTACCGCACAACAACGTGTAGATgtggtatataaaaataaaatttgcagtaaTTGTCTTTCATCATCTCACCTCAAAACGAACTGCAAAAGCATTAACACTTGTATTATTTGCCATAAATCCCATCACAGTTTGCTTCATCTCAGAAATAATTACAATGAGAATAAAAACCGAGGTCCTGTAAACAATGAATCTATAAATGAAAGCCAGAATCATCAAAAGCCCactaaaaatgttacaaatcaaTTGCCGTTAGATGAAGGTCCCTCTTCGTCAAGGCAAATTAATTCCTCACACATTCAAGCAAATTTTGCTTCAAATAATGATATGATTTTGCTTCGAACTGCTTTAGTGCAGATTGAACACATGGGAGAATTTTTCACGGTCAGAGCTCTAATAGATCCGGGCTCTCaacgaacttttatttctcaGCGAATCCAGAACCTATTAAAGCTTCCAACAATTAAGGCCAACTTTGAGATATCAGGAATTGGAGGTCAAATTCAGAAATCTGACAAGCTATGCCAGATGGTTATAGTTTCGAAAAACCGAGACATTCGTTTTAGCGTATCTGCTATTGTATTACCAAATGTAACCAAGAAACTTCCTACTGTTTCATTCGAAATTCCGAATCCTTCTGAATTAAACGATCTCGAGTTGGCGGATCCACATTTTAATAAGTCTTCCCATATTGATTTGGTTCTTGGAAACGATTCTGAACGTTTCATTAACATTGAcggaatcaaaaagaatatatgTGGAGAAACCTCTGCGTATAATACAATATTCGGTTGGGTACTTAGTGGTCCAATGCGGACTGAAACTATATTATCATTCTCTGTAAATGTTCTCGAATCCGAAGGGACTGCTCTCAGCgatttgttgagaaaattttgggaacaggAAGAAGTACCAACCTCCCATCTCGTCTCAGCTGCTGATGCGTTCTGTgaggaattttataaaaaaactactACTCGAATTTCAAATGGTCGTTACATGGTGAGACTTCCTTTTAGGGAAGAGTTTTCTCAATCAATGTACTTGGGCTCATCGAGATTTATTGCTATGGCACAATATAATCATATGGAACACAATTTATCCAAGAATTCTGAATTAAGAACTCAATACAATGAAGTTCTCAACGAGTACATTGAACTTGACCACGCAGAAGAGACATCGTCTCGTGAAATATGTTCCGATGGCAAGTTTAACTCATTTTATTTACCACACCATGCGGTGATACGACCCGAACACAAGTCGACAAAAGTTCGAATCGTCTTTAATGCATCACGGAAAACAAAGTCAGGTTTCTCCCTGAATGATGTATTGCATACGGGTCCGACTTTACAATCTGATCTCACCTCTATAATTTTGAATTGGCGAAAATATCAATACGTTTTCTGCGGTGATATTCAGAAAATGTATAGACAAATTCTTTTACACCCGCATGACAGACCCTACCAACGTATTTTATTCCGGGGTTCTACAGATGGTCCTATCAAAGACTATCAACTTAAAACTGTCACTTTTGGCATCAACTGTGCCCCTTTTCTCGCTATACGCACTCTATTGCAATTGGCATCTGATTATGAAGGAAAATATCCCAGAGTTGCGGAGATTCTAAGGCGGGAGAcatatgttgatgacattttgtCGGGAGGTTTCTCAATGGAAGAAGCCCTGAAGGCACAAGCTgaattaattgaagttttaaCTCAAGCAGGATTTCCTCTCAAGAAAATAATAGCAAATGACCCGGAATTACTTTCTCACATCCCATCTCAAGATTTATACGATTCAGACTTCTTGCGGTTTCATGAATCAAGTTCAACAAAAACTTTAGAAGTGAAATGGAACGCTTTATCCGATTCATTCACATATTCATTGAAACCCTTTGAATGTAATCAATTGATGACAAAGCGCATGGTATTATCCGCTATTGCGCAATTATTTGATCCTGCGGGGTGGATAGCTCCAGTCATCATCAGATCCAAAATCTTAATGCAGCAGTTATGGCTCGAAGGTATTGGATGGGATGACAACCTTAGCCCAGAATCTCAATCAACCTGGGAGAGGCTTGTGTCTGATCTTTCTCACGTGAATTCCATTACTATACCAAGATGGTTACAATACTGTCCAAGTGACAAACTAGAGATTCACGGTTTCTCAGATGCGTCTCAGGCCGCATATTGTGCATGCGTTTATATTCGCTGCCAAACTCAAAAATTTGTCGTCTTCTCTAATCTGCTTGTTGCTAAAAGTAAAGTTGCACCGCTTAAACCAGTTTGTTTACCGAGATTGGAATTGAATGGCGCATATCTTTTAGCGAAGCTGGTTAAATACGTTGTCTCAACATTAAACTTTAAATTCAGTGCCATAACATTATGGACAGATTCTTCCATAGTACTGGGATGGCTTTCGAAACCCCCTTGGTCTTGGGAGACATATGTGGCGAATCGGACTGCTCAGATTCACGATCTGGTTCCGGAAGGTATTTGGCGTCATGTTCCCACGCATGATAACCCAGCCGATTTAGGCACTAGGGGCTGCCGGCCCCAAGATTTGGTTGATAATTCTTTATGGTTTAATGGTCCGAACTGGTTGACTAGGCCACACACAGCCTGGCCAGAAGATAATCCCCTTGTGGCTCCGGAGATCGGAAAACGTACAACCGTTCACACATATCATGATGCGATTGAGGAGCCAGACATCTTACTCAGATTTTCGTCCTATACTCGTGCATTACGAGTAATATCATATATGTTTAGATTTTACAACAATTGTCTCAGTCGAATTAAATCGGGATCGAGACTTTCGCAACCATTTCTTACGCAACATGAGGTGAAATTGGTGAAATTTCGTCTAATCACATTATCTCAGAGTAAATTTTACCCAGTTGAATATAACAATCTCCTTCAGtctaaattaatagaaaataagaGCACATTGAAGTGTTTGAATCCTTTTCTTGATCAAGAGAATATTATGCGAGTGAATGGAAGGCTTGCTGATTCATCTCTGTCGTACAACGAACGCTACCCTATAATTCTTCCGGGGAATTCTCGTCTCTGCCTTTTATATTTGTCACACTTACACCAGGTGCTGGCACACGCTGATTGTACCCTAATGTGTAGGATGGTAcaaacagaattttatatctcaCGCCTGAAACCAAGAGTGAAAAGTATCATACATAAATGTAAAACATGCATCATATTTAAACAGAAATCATGCAGCCAAATAATGGCTCCTCTTCCACCCTTGAGGTGTACTCTTTCTCCTCCCTTTCATATAACAGGCATTGATTTTGCAGGGCCTTTTGAACTAAAAAGTTCCACATTGCGAAGATCTCCTATCATAAAAGGCTACGTTTCAATTTCTGTCTGTTTCGCGACTAAAGCTATCCATTTGGAGCCTTGCTCGGAACTCTCATCTCTGGCATTTGAAGCCGCATTCACACGATTCGTCGGGAGGCGGGGGCTACCCCAAAGGGTTGTTTCCGATAATGGGAGAAATTTTATTGGGGCTAGTCGGAAAATGCTGAAAGAATTCGCCAGCTTTGTTAAAACGACAGCTCACGATATCTCTCAGAAATATTCAGCTCATGGCTTCGAATGGCAATTTATTCCACCCCACGCACCCCATATGGGAGGACTGTGGGAATCGGCGGTCAAAAGCTTTAAGCATCATTTTAAGCGCATTGCTGGAGCACACCGATTCACGTTTGAACAATTTGCAACAATTCTCGCACGAATAGAGGGAATTCTCAATTCACGACCGATCTCAGCAATCTCAGAGGATCCCTCAGATTTGTTGGCACTGACACCCGGTCATTTTTTAAAAGGGTCACCGATCATGTCCTTCCCAGAAACACCAGCACAGAATATTTCACTAGTTAATAGATGGACGAAGTTGAAAGCTCTTCACCACCAATTTGCCATAAGGTGGAAAGAGGACTACCTCAAAACTCTACATAAACGATATAAATGGAAAAACTCTTCTCCGAATTTAAAGATAGGTGATCTCGTTGCAGTAATGGATGATATGCTTCCACCTAACGACTGGCGTTTAGGTCGAATTGTTGATACTCACCGTGGTTCCGATGATAATATACGGGTGGCGGATGTTAGAATCGCATCCGGGATAATCACACGACCAATTGTTAAATTATGCTACTTACCACTTCTAGATCAAACTCCTTCCGACTCATCCACCTAA
- the LOC142242878 gene encoding uncharacterized protein LOC142242878 codes for MSYHRVYECAICKERHSLRDCPIFIMMTVADRRVTVRNHKYCMNCLAKSHTVENCHSSQTCRKCGYQHHTMLHPQISLTPTATTPSCFTPRTTTRRPNTTPQTNASTRRRPTVTRIVRTWKKNPIAQYPTSTTRRTTKPNRANKKKKRPAKAKLNQNVLAEAIKSLATVLCQQDLA; via the coding sequence ATGTCGTATCATCGGGTTTATGAATGCGCCATTTGCAAGGAAAGGCACTCTTTGCGTGACTGTCCTATTTTTATTATGATGACGGTAGCGGATAGACGGGTTACAGTACGCAATCACAAGTACTGTATGAACTGCCTCGCGAAAAGCCACACTGTTGAGAACTGCCACTCTTCGCAAACGTGCCGAAAGTGCGGTTACCAGCACCATACGATGCTTCACCCTCAGATCTCCTTGACTCCTACAGCCACGACTCCATCCTGCTTCACCCCGAGAACGACTACTAGAAGACCCAACACCACTCCGCAAACCAATGCATCTACACGACGACGGCCGACAGTAACTCGTATTGTAAGGACGTGGAAGAAGAATCCGATAGCCCAGTATCCTACCTCGACGACCCGGAGGACAACGAAACCGAACAGAGCCAATAAGAAGAAGAAGCGTCCAGCAAAGGCAAAACTGAACCAGAATGTGCTCGCCGAGGCCATCAAGTCCTTAGCCACGGTCCTATGCCAACAAGATCTTGCGTGA